TGATGCTCCTCGAGAAGGCTCTTCGCTATAACCCTCTCGCAGTTAAGCAGGCCTATGGGATAGATGAGACAGACCCGTATAGGATACTTGAGTTGATAGCAATAAAGCGTGGTTGGAGATACAAGAGAGACGGTGAACCTCTAGTAGAGGAAGCGGCACGCACAGTGATAAGAGATTATCACCGTGGAAAACTCCTCTTCTACGTGCCGCCCGAAGAATACCTCCGCGGCAGGCTTAACCAGCGACTACGCAAAACTACTGGTGGAGAGTGGCTCTAAAATTGGTTCCCAACACCTTTCCTTGGATGGCTCACCGAATAGTGCTGGGTGCAACTGGTCTTGCACAGCTACGTAGTCGTAACTGGCCGCCCCGGCGTTGGTAAAACTACGCTCTTCTGGAAGGTTGTACGGAAACTCATGGATGAAGGTGTGGTTGTCAAAGGATTCTATTGCCCAGAGGTTCGTGGCCAGCAAGGCTACAGGATTGGCTTCAAGATAGTATTGCTGGATGGTAGTGGCGAAGCCTGGCTAGCTAGGAGAGAGGGTTGCAATGGGCCAAGGGTGGGGAGATATTACACCTGCCCTGAAGCCGAGACCATAGCATCCAGGGTGCTGGGAGAACTAGGCAAGGCAGACCTCATAGCTATAGACGAGATTGGCCCCATGGAGCTAAGGCTTGCCGGCGTACGCAGAACAATATATCGCGTCCTTGACAGCGGCAAACCGGGCCTCTTTGTGGTTCACGAGAGGCTCTCGGATCCCTACATACTAGCTAGGCTGAAGCCCAGCGGAGTATGGTTCCACGTAACCATAGAGAATAGGGATGTGCTGCCCGAGAAGGTGTATGAAGCGGTTAAGCAAGCAGTTGCACGAAGCAAGGGCGTAGGAGAGCTTAGTCTATAGGCCCCTATGGCTCAGCTAACATCTAGAAACTTGGAGGGCGGGATGCCCGCGCGTTCCAGCGCTGATGCCTAACCCGGGGGCTGTGATGTAGTCTACACCTTCCGCCCCCGGGTACCGCCCGCAAAATCTCATCCTCTAGCATAGCCGCTAGTCTGCAAGGAGGAGTATGAGTAATAAACCTAGACGCTAGAGTCGGTGCTGCCCGGGGTGTAGTGGGCTATGAGCGAAAAGTGCCGGGAATACATAGTGGTAGTTGGTGACAAGCAAATCTTCCTTACACCTGATGTCTTAGAAATAGTCCACAGGTATATACACAGGCCAATGAGCCTCGAAGAGCTTGCTAGAAGTCTCGGCCTGGACGGCTGGGAGGAAGCCTATGAGTTTATCAAGCGTATACCAGCATGGATAATGTGGATGCCAGTAAGCCTCTGGAGGCTAAGGCTCGAAAAAGAGGGTTGTCTCGAGTTCTTCGAGTCTGCCCGCTCACAGGGCGAGCAATAAGTCTAAGAGTCCCGAAGAGACTGCCTCTTAAGCATCAACAGTCTTTATGATGACACTCTTCCAGGCTGGGCTAGCACAAGAGGTTTTGATCATATTGCCGTGCAACGAGCTTGTAAAGCTAGTTAACGTCGTGAAAGTCTACGGTAGCGGTGAAACTAGAACCTATGGTCTTCGCGGGGTATCTCTCACGGTTTGTAGTGGCGAGTTCATAGCCATTATGGGGCCGTCAGGTTCTGGCAAGTCTACATTACTCAACATTATCGGGCTACTAGATAAGCCAACTAGCGGCAAGGTGTACATAGATGGTGTTGATGTTGAGGAGCTCAGTTCCCGTGAGCTTGCAATGCTGCGCAACCGGAAGATAGGATTTGTATTCCAGCATTTCAACCTCATCTCAAGGCTTACAGTCCTGGAGAATATTGAGCTGCCACTGATAGCCCGAGGTGTTCCTAGGAGGGCTAGGAGAGAACTTGCAGTTAAGGCGTTGCTGAGAGTTGGCGGTGATACCTCGTGGCTTGCTAAGAAGCCTACACAGCTTAGTGGTGGGCAGCAGCAGAGGGTAGCAATTGCAAGGGCTATAGTAGGCAATCCCGACCTAATTCTTGCCGATGAGCCCACCGGCAACCTTGACCGTGTATCGGCTAGGACCGTTGTCAAAACGTTTATCGAACTCAACCAGGCGGGGCAGACGATAATACTTGTAACGCATGATCCTGAAGTCGCTAACTGTGCTAGGAAAATCTACGTGATAAGGGATGGCAGGATTGTTGGGAAGCTAGAGCCTGATCCTTCGAAGTGTATACTCAATACCGTCCAGTAGGTGGTAGAGGATAGTAGCCGTACAACCCATACAACCTATCGGTAAACGACATATATGGCAGCGTGTAGCCGGTCTAGTTTGGGGCTAACCATATGGCCCTCACCTCTAGAGCTATGAGCTTAGCAGTCCGCATAGCCTTCATCCTCGTGGTTCTGCAGTTTGCTTTCGGGCACACACTCACGGCCTCATCAGCTTCACAGCTCTTCACACTCATAGACTATAGCTACAAATCTTCGGTGGGTGCGCAAGAGATCTATCCTGGTAGCAACAATGTAGACCTTGAGGTTGTTGTAAAATATACTGGCTCGTCAGACATAGAGGCCGTGGCTGGCTGTTTAGAAGATCTACCAGCTGGGTTTACCCCCTCATTAGGTTACTCGGGTTGCTCGCCAGCCTACATGCTCAATGGCTCAACCTATGCTACCGTTAAGCCCGGCAGCACGGTCTTGTTTAGATACAAGCTCGACATAGCTAGAGATGTTGCACCTGGTACATACATGCTAGGTCTTAAGATAAGTTATGTAAACTCTAGCACCGGTGAATCTGCAACCTATACTCTGTGGCTACCAATAACCGTTTCCATGTACCCTAGACCCCAGCTCGAAGTTATCGAGACGTATTGGGAGCCTGCAGGCTACCCTGGAAGCAGTGGGGTAACCCTCGTAATAGTGTTGAGGAATAGTGGTGACGTAGATGTATCCTCGGGTACGGTGAAGCTAAGGCTTCCACAGTGGTTTGCGCCTCAAGAAGCGACTTTACAGCTACAGCCGGTGCCGAGGAACAGCTATGTGGAGATTAGGGTTTCCGGAATCTCGATCTCCCCAGGCACTGAGCCTGGAAGAGTATACTATGGCTACCTTGAAGCCGATGTGACAGCAGTAACAAGGGATGGTGTATCGTACACTGCGCAGATAGCTGCAACATTCACGCTAGAAGTTGAGGAACCCCCACAAGTAGAGCTTGAAGTGCTCGATTACGGTGTTGCAGCATCAACGCCTGCTCTAAACACTACCGGTACCAGGCTCTACGTTACGTTACAACTTGCAAGCCCCGATATAGAGGTCCGAGGGATAGTTGCAAACTTTGTCATCGAGGAAGGGGCAGTATTTGCTAATGGTAGCAGGTATTCGATAAGCTACTACCCGGGCCCCTACAGCTATGGCGATGTAGTAACACTTGTCTCTGATAGCCTAGTAGCAAGTGGTAGTGTGAGATTTAGACTCGAGCTAGAAGTCCTAGGTGTCAGAGACGGAGCTGAATTCTGGCAAAAGCTCAGCTACAAGTTTAACGTAAACCTCCGCGAGCCCAATCTCCGGCTTAGCGTCGCCGCTATATACTGGGATGGTGGTGTAGCATACCCGGGCTCTGAGGATGAAACCCTAACAGTTATCCTAGAAAATAACGGACTAGATGATGTTGAGGCACTAACAGCCACACTGCTTCTAAGCAATGGCTTTACTCCATATAGAGTCGCTGTCTCTGGAATCACTGTTCCCTCCGGCAGCCAGGCAAAACTATCGTTCCATGGCATATCAATTGGTGCTGGGGTAGAACCTGGCTACTATCCGGCTACGCTAGTGTTAGTGGGCACAGCTAGAAACAGCGATGGTAGCTTCTATGGCTTCAATATAAGCCTAAAGTTGCTCATACCTGTTGAAGAGTATGGTGTTAAGCCCTACCGGTTAGTATCCTATGGCTGGGTTGGTGGCAATGGTTATACGACTACGCGTAATGGGGCCATAGAGGTCGAATTACAGGTTTCTGAGCCCATAACCGTTAGGAGCACTATTGTAAGGGCGATACTGCCTCCAGGGCTAGAGGCGGCAAATCTGCTTGAGCTAAACAAGACTATCAGCGGTCCAGCAGCGTATGGTGAGACAATATCGCTTGTTTTTCGTGGCATAAGCGTTGTAGATGACGAGAAAGCGGTGCCTGTTATACTTGAGGTTGAGGGTTTGGCATCCATTAATGGTGTTGAAGCCTGGTATAGACAGTACTTCACGATGGTGCTTCCTGTCCAGGAGCCAGAGCTTAAGATAGAGCTGCTGGACTATGGCTGGAGTGCTGGCTACGCCTCAGTCAATGCTAGCGGTGTTGAACTGCTTCTCGTAATGCGTAGCGAGCATATAGGTGTAATACGTTCACTCAATGCAACTCTGCACCTTCGCGGTGCAAGGTTTCTCGGAGGCTATAGCTCTGATACAGTCTCAGTAAACGGCCCCATATCCTACGGGCAAGTGTTTACACTCCGGTTTACTGGCATAGAGGTCGAAGATGAGAATATAACAGCAGTACTCACCGTCTACGCTATAGTTGAAAGCGACGAGGGCTACTATGTAGCTCGTGGCAGGTATACGTTTAGCCTAGGGGCAGAGCAGCATCTCCCCATGCTAGTCATTTCAGGTGTAGAGTACCGTTATGGAGGACAGCCAGCGCCGGTAATCCCGGGCCAGGAGGACCTCGAAATTACCGTAGAACTAATAAATACTAAGCCCTATGTGGTCTCAGCAGTTAGTGTTAATCCGCGTCTGCCAGCAGGATTTAAGCTAAAGCTAATCGAGGGAACATGCCAAGCTGGCGTAGCACCGGGCGATAGTTGTAACATAAGGCTCATAGTCGACGTGGATACCGCTGTCGCTCCTGGCAGCTATCCGGCTAGTCTTGCGCTCGTATACTACGTGAACAGTGACGGTGCAGTACTACAATTTAGTGACGAGCTAAGCTTCACAATAAACGTTGTGCCATTGGAGGCAGTAGCTCCTAGGCTTGAACTGTTATCCACGTACTGGGGTACAGCACCAAGCATAGCATATGCAGGGGCTGGTGTTACACAGCTTACAGTAGCGATCTACAATCCTGGCAGATATAGTGTTGAAGGCGTCTATGTTGAGTTTAAGCCGCTAAACTCGAGCGTAGATGTTGTGAGAGGCACCAGCTATTGCTCTCCAAGCCTTGCCCCCGGTGCATCTTGCACTGCTCAGATCCACCTAAGCCTTGAAAGGGTTGATCCTGGCGTTATTCGTGGCGTAGTTATTGTAAGGTACCTGGTCAGAGTGTATGGGGTCAACAGTATTGTTGAGAGAAACTTTACTGTAGACCTTCCTGTTGCTAGTTTCGGTGGACGTGAGGGTCTACTGTTAATTGATGCTGGCTGGCTCAATAATTGGCATGTATATCCCGAGACAGACAATGCAACACTCGTAATTACACTAGCTAATGGCTGGCCATTCCCCATATCTGGCATACTGCTGGAGCTACAGCTTCCTGAAGGCTTTACAGGCTCGAATGGCACGGTTGCAGTGGCATATGTTGATGGACCTATTCCGAGTCTTTCGAGCTTCCAGGCGCACTTCACTATAGGTGTCGGAAACGTTGAGCCGGGCAGGTATACTGCAAGGCTTATAGCGAGGTATATCGTTGACGTGACAGGAGCAAGTATTGAACGCAGAGAGGCTTACAATGTTACGTTGAGGGTTTCCAACCCTGCTAGCGATGTTGAGTTTGTATCAGCATACTGGGTTGGCGGCTCGCCAGAGCCCGACACGAAGGGAGCTATCCTGATGCTAGTATTCCGCAACAATGGGTTTGCGGAGATGCGTGGAGCAACTCTGCTCATTAATCTACCCGATGGTGCTCGCTGCGCCATTAACAACGAGACTGCGGCTAGGCTGCCTATAGGTTATCAGCTGCAAGGCCAGCCAGCAACTATGCCAGTGGTGGCAAGCGAGCTTGAAGATATAGCTAGGCTTGTTGGTGTATTGCAGCAGACTAGTCAGAATATAGGAGTGATTACAGCTGGCTCACTCGTAGAAGCTAGACTTCCGCTAAACCTCTACCTCCGAGAGCCGGGTACACTGAAGATTAACGTGACGTTAGACTTTATTGATCATTGGGGCTCAAGGCGCAGGGTAAACTTCAGTGTTGAAGTCCCCGTTCTTGGCTCGGCAAGGCTTGTGGAGGTATATCTCCCAGAGAGGCTAAGCATCTCTGAAGGCAAGGCTGCGGCAAACATGACAGTAGTAAATGTTGGAACGTCAACACTCTATAACGTATATGTCTACATTGTGCCACGTATACCTCTACTGCTCCCAGCTACGACAACCCTTTACATTGATGAGCTAAGGCCTGGTGAGCCAAAGAGCTTTAGCATAGAGTTCAATTACAATCCTGCAGGCCTTGCATACTACTATGGTGGTGAGGGTGGGGATTATGCAGCGGTACCTATAGTGTTTACGGTTGTATATCGTGATGTTACTGGCTACATGCACATATTTAACGCGACTAGAGTTGTAAGGCTAGAACCGTTCATCGATATACGGCTAGGCTCTGATGTTAAAGCCGAAGCTAGAAGTGGTGAGTTGATAGTTGGAGGCAGTATAGCCAACTATGGGATCTCCAAGGCTAGAAGTGTTGCAGTCATCGTGGAGACGTCTTATGCTAGCGCTATGAGCTTTGTAGGAGACATAGACCCAGCCGGCCAGTCTGCATTCCGCGTAGACCTGCCCCTTAAGGGTCCAACCCCTAGTACTGTCAATCTAACCATAATGTATCGTGACAACTATGGTAAGACCTGGAGCAAGACTGTACAACTGCCGGTCCAGATTACCGAGGTAAACGTCACAACAACGGTGCAGCCGGAAACAGGGCACAATAGAGGCTATATAGTGGTGAGTCTGGTAGTTGCAGCATTTCTTGCAGTTGCAACGTTCATCATATACCGGTTCCTAAAGAGGCATGAGGCTAAGCTTCAAGGGGCTTAGTGGGAGGATGCTAAGATGCTAATCCTACAGTTTATCGTTGATGCTATGAGGCTTGCACTGCGCTCGCTAAGCGAGAAGAGACTGCGTGCAGTTCTAACAATAGTGGGTATATCGATTGGGCCTCTTGCACTAGTGGCGATGACGAGTGTTGTTAAGGGATATTCAAGCTACGTTCTTGCACAGCTCCAGAGCCTAGGCCAGAACCTCATAATCGTTACTCCAAGCCAGGGCTACAAACTAACCGAGGATGACCTACGATTCATAGAGAGCCTGCCAGGAGTTAAGCATGCATCTCCATTTTACCTCTTAACCGGATTTGTACGTGTTGGCAGTGAGGAGAAGAAGGTAACAATCTATGCTACCTCGATAGATCTCATGTTCGAAGCTGTTAATGGTCTCGAAATAATCGAAGGATCTAAGCCCTCTGAGAGTGATCTAATAAGGGCTGTTATCGGTTACAATGTGGCTTTCGATGAGAACGATAGGCAGGTCTACCATGCGGGAGACCCGATTACTATATCATACTATAGGGCTGAGCGTGCGAGGAAGATAGAACGTAGGCAGGTCACGGTTATAGTGTCTGGCATCGTAAACCGTTTTGGTGGTGCGCTATTCCTAAGTCCTGACGACAGCATATTGCTGAATACTGAGGCTGGCCGCAAGCTATTCGGGTTCTCGGAGTGGAGTGGCATTCTCGTGCTCGCCGAAAATAGTAGGTACGTGCCACAGATAACTGAGGCTATTAGAGCAGCTTATCGTGGCTCTGTAGAAGTAATGTCTTTCCAAGGGATTGCGAACGTTATTAACTCGATTGCGAGTGCTATGGAGTTTATAGCATTTGCTACGAGTCTAGCAGCTTTCGCAGTCGCGGTAGCTGGTGTTGCTGCTACAATGATAACTTCCGTCATAGAGCGTGTTAGAGAGATAGGTGTGATGAAGGCGCTTGGTTTTACGGATACGCAAGTACTTACAATAATACTTCTCGAAGGAGTAATAATGAGTCTCATCGGTGCAGCTATAGGTATAGGTCTCGGCATAGCTGGCGCCTACGTACTCTCCTCAACAGGATTCACTGTGCGTGGAGTAACTATGCAGTTTACAATAAAGGCCGAGCCAGCCATAACAGTTGATCTTATAGTATCGACGTTGCTAATAACCGTGTCTGTAGGGCTTATAGGCGGATTATTTCCGGCTTATCGAGCAGCAAGAATACCGCCAGCTGTGGCACTTCGCTACGAGTAAAATGATTGTGTTGTTTGTGTTTTAGCGTACCACGGCGTAGCAGCCAATTGTCTTCTCGTAGATAATGCCGTCCCTCCTGAAGCTACTAATAGCCTCCTCTACAAGGCTAGACTCGATGCCTTCAGCAGCTGCTCTACGCTGTATCTCTCGCAGTCTTGCACAACCCTCGTCACTCTCTGACTCTAGCTGCTCTATGATCTCCAGTATCCTGGTCAGCTTCTCCTGCTTACTCCTAGGCTTGCCAGTCATAATCACATCTATGTCTATGCGGCCACTCTCCACGTCGAGTCCAGCACTCTCGAGGAAGGCTTTCATGAGTCTAATAGCAGCTTCTGCATCTTCAACAGTTACTTCGTTTCTTAGTGCTATCCGTGCATGGGCTTCCGCCAGGCGTATTAGTGCTTCAAGCTGCCTCGTGGTGATCGATATTGGACCCTCCGGGTTTTCACTGCTCATCCTCCTCATTTCAACGAAGAAGTCCTCGATGAGTTTGGCTGCTTCCGGTGTGAGCCTGGGCCTAACATAACGTCTTGCATAACTAATGTACTTTCTTAGTAGCTCAGGTTCTATTTCAGGTTTGATAAGCTCCGTCTCACGGTGCGCCTGGAGGACGTGTCTCGCAAGCTTCCTATCCTCCTCGGGGTTTGGTGTGTCGCGAAGTATGAATATGAGGTCGAACCTTGATAGTATGGTTGGCGGCAGGTTTATGTTGTCGGCCAGCGTTCTATTGGGTAGGTATCGGCCAAACTTCGGGTTACCAGCTGCTATAACTGTGGTTCTCGCGTTTAGCTTTGCTACTATGCCGGCCTTAGCTATACTAACCGTCTGCTGCTCCATCGCTTCGTGTATTGCCGAGCGATCCTCATCTCTCATCTTGTCTATCTCGTCTATTGCAGCTACACCGCCGTCAGCTAGTACTAGCGCCCCAGCCTCGAGATAGTACTCTCCCGTAGTCTTGTCACGTATAACGGCAGCTGTCAAGCCTGCGGCAGTAGCGCCCTTGCCGCTGGTGTAAATGCCGCGTGGAGCTATCTTAGAGGCGTAGAGGAGGAGCTGGCTCTTGGCTGTACCTGGGTCGCCCACAATGAGTACATGGATGTCACCGCGTATTCGTACACCATCGCGGAACAGCTTGGGTACCCCGCCGAACAACGCGAGAGCTATAGCCTCCTTGATGTCCCAGTGCCCGTAGATTGCTGGTGCTATGCTTGCAACTATCCTCTTATGTATCCATGGATCCCTTGCCAGTGCCTTTATACGTTCCTCGTCCTCCCTAGTTATCTTGACCTCCTCTAGAACCTTCTGTGAAACCTCTATGTGGTTAGCCTCTATGTAGAGATCATAGATAGCCTTCTTTTTCCTAGTAGATGTGTCAGGCTTAATCCTCACGATACCGACGACAGTAACCCTATCGCCGGGACGAGCACTATCAACGAGTTCGTCTTGTAGTACGACCTCTATACTGCGTGGCAGCTGGCCGGGGGGTACTTCCTCAGGCCTTTCTTGCAGCACTATACGCTGCCAGTCTATCAACTTTGACTTCTCCGGTATCAGCCTAAATGTGCCGCTTGAGGAGCCACAGACGGGGCATGTTGGTGGTTTTTCTAGTTCCTCGCCAACTATCTCGCCTTCGGGTGGCCACTCAAACTCGTGGCATGACTCCTTTGTGCAGTGCTGAAAGACAGCCTTTACTATCTTCTCCCTGACCGGTGTTGTTCTTACGAGAATGCCTTCGAGCATTACTAGCCTTCCTATGTACTCGCTTCGGAGCCCACGTAGTGGTGTTGTCTTTGGGAGAGCGCGTATCCTGACACGGAACCTCTCTATACCTTCGGCATACTCTGGCGCCTCAGAAGTCACGATGTCTTGGACAGCCTCTGCGGCTTGCCTTAGAACCACGTCTGGATGATCAATTAGCAGTCTAGCCAGCTTTGTATCGAAGACATAGAGGTCATTGTAGTCTACTACTAGGCTCTTTTGTCCCATAGTTATCATTTGCCTTATCCTATTCATGTACTTGTATTGACCACTGCGGTCGCGGTAGGTTCTTATGAACTCGTAGAACCTCTCCTTAACATCTAGTACTGCTTCCTCAACAAGTGCTATTGTCATGACTCGTCTTACCCTACCTCTATAATTTTCCTAGCTGAGCCCGGCTAGTGTATTAGACGCTGTAATACCCCTTATAGGTGAAATTCCCCAAGTGGCTAGCCTGGCCTAGGGAGAACTAGTTCTCTCCATCTCTCGAGAGCTTTCTGCAGCAATTGTAGGATTGTCTGCTCCTCTGGAGATAATTTCGAGTATAGCTCGGCAATATTTGTTGGGCTTCGGAGGCTCTGTAGTATTATCAGTAGCCGCTTATCCGCTATCTCTAACAGGTATTGTTGCGCCTTCTGCTTCTCTTCGAGAAGTGCAGGATTAAGCTCCCTCCTAACCCTCTCATCTAGCAACTTGATGTATTCCTTTGCTTCCTGGTAAAAGTACTGGGGCAGCTGCTCAAGGTCTGCGGGAGTCCTTGTTGAGAGTGTTGTAAAGTGTATCCGTGCTATATCCTCAAGCGACATGGGAGTCTCGGAGAGCTTTCCCAGTTCTTCCTCCTCGATCGCCCTGCTAAGCCAGTAGGGAAGCTCAACCTCTATGCCTTTCTGGAGTTCCACATGTACACCGTCAATTGTTACTGTGCCGTGGTCGCGTGTTATTGCAACCCTTACTGGGCGAAGGAGGTATTCTAGCTCTGCTATTCGCAGCCTAACATCTAGCTCGTGAAGCTCCAAGGCTCCTTTAACCCTCTCTAGCCCCTAGTCCTAATATAGTAGTTTGGTGTGGCTAGCTTCTAAGTATGGGGGTAGTTGGGGTTGGCTTCAAATATAGCTGAGCTACTATGGGCGGAAAAGTATAGGCCTAGGTCGCTTGACGAGATAGTTAATCAGGAGGAGATTGTTCGGAGGCTTAAGAAGTTCGTTGAAGAGAGGAATATGCCTCACCTCCTATTCGTCGGGCCGCCTGGTACGGGGAAGACAACTGCAGCACATGCACTAGCTCACGACCTGTATGGAGAGAACTATATGCAATATATGCTTGAGCTTAACGCAAGTGATGAGAGGGGTATTGATACCATTAGGACCAAGGTTAAGGAGTTTGCAAGGAGTAAAACGCCGGCTAATGTTCCGTTTAAGATAGTATTGCTGGATGAAGCTGATAATATGACTTCTGATGCGCAGCAGGCATTGCGTAGGCTTATGGAGATGACACGGCGTTTACGAGGTTTATACTGATAGCGAACTTCCCAAGCAAGATCATAGAGCCTATACAGTCTAGGTGTGCAGTATTTAGGTTTACACCGCTAAAGAAGGAGGATGTTATTGCCAGGCTTAAGTGGATATGTGAGCAGGAGAAGTGTAAGTATACCGAGGAGGGTCTAGAGACGATATATGAGATTAGCGAGGGTGACATGAGGAGGGCCATAAACATACTACAGGCAGCAGCCGCTCTTGGCACAGTTACGCCCGACATAGTCTACAAGGTTGTCGGTTTAGCTCACCCGAGGGAGGTTAGGGAGGTTATAAGGCTGGCATTGGAAGGCGAGTTTATGCGTGCTCGTGAGAAGCTTAGAGAACTAATGATAAACTATGGGCTTAGCGGTGTTGATGTGATAAAGCAGATTCACCGCGAGATATTTGGTCAGGAGCTCAAGCTGCCCGAGGAGATCAGGGTAATGATAGCTGATTATGCTGGTGAGATACAGTACCGGCTCGTAGAGGGTGCTGACGACGAGATCCAGTTGACAGCGTTCCTTGCATGGCTAACGCTGCTAGGGCAGAAACTGAAGGGCGGCAGTTAGCATTTCTACGGCCTGGGGAGTGAAGGTTTATGAGCGATAAGCTTCCATGGATTATAAAGTATAGGCCGAAGAGGGTTGAGGATGTTGTAGACCAGGAGGAGGCTAAGAAGCTGTTTTTACCGTGGCTTAGGAGCTGGCTACAGGGACGTATCCCGGAGAGGAAGGCAGCCCTCTTCTACGGCCCAGCAGGTGTCGGTAAGACTAGTCTTGTTGAAGCTGCTGCTAACGAATATGGGCTAGAGCTTATCGAGATGAATGCATCTGATTTTAGGCGTAAGAGCGATATTGAGCGTATAGCTAAGATTGCTGCTACACAGTTTAGCCTCTTTGGCAGAAAGCGTAAGATAATCCTTCTAGACGAGGTTGATGGTATTTCGGGTACAGCTGACAGGGGTGGATTGGATGCCATATTGGAGCTGATAAACATTACT
This DNA window, taken from Hyperthermus butylicus DSM 5456, encodes the following:
- a CDS encoding ABC transporter permease, with product MLILQFIVDAMRLALRSLSEKRLRAVLTIVGISIGPLALVAMTSVVKGYSSYVLAQLQSLGQNLIIVTPSQGYKLTEDDLRFIESLPGVKHASPFYLLTGFVRVGSEEKKVTIYATSIDLMFEAVNGLEIIEGSKPSESDLIRAVIGYNVAFDENDRQVYHAGDPITISYYRAERARKIERRQVTVIVSGIVNRFGGALFLSPDDSILLNTEAGRKLFGFSEWSGILVLAENSRYVPQITEAIRAAYRGSVEVMSFQGIANVINSIASAMEFIAFATSLAAFAVAVAGVAATMITSVIERVREIGVMKALGFTDTQVLTIILLEGVIMSLIGAAIGIGLGIAGAYVLSSTGFTVRGVTMQFTIKAEPAITVDLIVSTLLITVSVGLIGGLFPAYRAARIPPAVALRYE
- a CDS encoding nucleoside-triphosphatase, with translation MHSYVVVTGRPGVGKTTLFWKVVRKLMDEGVVVKGFYCPEVRGQQGYRIGFKIVLLDGSGEAWLARREGCNGPRVGRYYTCPEAETIASRVLGELGKADLIAIDEIGPMELRLAGVRRTIYRVLDSGKPGLFVVHERLSDPYILARLKPSGVWFHVTIENRDVLPEKVYEAVKQAVARSKGVGELSL
- a CDS encoding ABC transporter ATP-binding protein: MPCNELVKLVNVVKVYGSGETRTYGLRGVSLTVCSGEFIAIMGPSGSGKSTLLNIIGLLDKPTSGKVYIDGVDVEELSSRELAMLRNRKIGFVFQHFNLISRLTVLENIELPLIARGVPRRARRELAVKALLRVGGDTSWLAKKPTQLSGGQQQRVAIARAIVGNPDLILADEPTGNLDRVSARTVVKTFIELNQAGQTIILVTHDPEVANCARKIYVIRDGRIVGKLEPDPSKCILNTVQ
- the mcm gene encoding minichromosome maintenance protein MCM, whose amino-acid sequence is MTIALVEEAVLDVKERFYEFIRTYRDRSGQYKYMNRIRQMITMGQKSLVVDYNDLYVFDTKLARLLIDHPDVVLRQAAEAVQDIVTSEAPEYAEGIERFRVRIRALPKTTPLRGLRSEYIGRLVMLEGILVRTTPVREKIVKAVFQHCTKESCHEFEWPPEGEIVGEELEKPPTCPVCGSSSGTFRLIPEKSKLIDWQRIVLQERPEEVPPGQLPRSIEVVLQDELVDSARPGDRVTVVGIVRIKPDTSTRKKKAIYDLYIEANHIEVSQKVLEEVKITREDEERIKALARDPWIHKRIVASIAPAIYGHWDIKEAIALALFGGVPKLFRDGVRIRGDIHVLIVGDPGTAKSQLLLYASKIAPRGIYTSGKGATAAGLTAAVIRDKTTGEYYLEAGALVLADGGVAAIDEIDKMRDEDRSAIHEAMEQQTVSIAKAGIVAKLNARTTVIAAGNPKFGRYLPNRTLADNINLPPTILSRFDLIFILRDTPNPEEDRKLARHVLQAHRETELIKPEIEPELLRKYISYARRYVRPRLTPEAAKLIEDFFVEMRRMSSENPEGPISITTRQLEALIRLAEAHARIALRNEVTVEDAEAAIRLMKAFLESAGLDVESGRIDIDVIMTGKPRSKQEKLTRILEIIEQLESESDEGCARLREIQRRAAAEGIESSLVEEAISSFRRDGIIYEKTIGCYAVVR